The following proteins are encoded in a genomic region of Vibrio tasmaniensis:
- a CDS encoding ABC transporter substrate-binding protein: MNKIVSTLGIMATVAYSATIYADEATSTNDWNQIEQQAEGQTVYFHAWGGSQEINRYLQWAGKKLQSNYGVTLKHVKVTDIAETTTRLLAEKAAGKHSEGSVDIVWINGENFRSMKDNALLFGPFTQTLPNWQYVDKSLPIDVDFSEPTEGLEAPWGVGQLVFIHDQETLHNPPQSFSEMLSYAQAFPNRLSYPRPPEFHGTSFIKSLLIELTNTSPALAKPVSEDTFQTVTAPLWAYLDKFHKVAWRGGKQFPAGTSESIQLLDDGQLDLAITFNPNSVYSAQSSGRLAETTKAYALENGALSNIHFLAIPWNANATAGAQVAINFLLSPEAQSRKGDLNVWGDPSVLSSKYLTGSAKNTQQFKSIDEPHPSWQNALEKEWLKRYGN; the protein is encoded by the coding sequence ATGAACAAGATAGTAAGTACGTTAGGAATCATGGCAACCGTTGCATACAGCGCAACCATTTATGCTGATGAAGCAACATCAACCAATGACTGGAACCAAATAGAACAGCAGGCAGAGGGACAAACTGTCTACTTTCACGCTTGGGGCGGTAGCCAAGAAATCAATCGTTACCTACAGTGGGCTGGTAAGAAGCTACAAAGCAACTACGGTGTCACCTTAAAACATGTGAAAGTGACCGATATTGCTGAAACGACGACTCGACTACTTGCAGAAAAAGCAGCTGGCAAGCACAGCGAAGGCAGTGTCGATATCGTTTGGATTAATGGCGAGAACTTCCGCTCGATGAAAGACAATGCACTGCTGTTTGGGCCATTCACTCAAACGCTTCCAAACTGGCAGTACGTGGATAAGTCTTTGCCGATCGATGTCGATTTCTCGGAGCCGACAGAAGGTTTAGAAGCTCCTTGGGGGGTTGGGCAACTTGTGTTCATTCACGACCAAGAAACACTGCACAACCCGCCACAATCGTTTTCAGAGATGTTGAGCTACGCTCAAGCTTTCCCTAATCGCTTAAGCTACCCTCGCCCACCTGAATTTCACGGTACAAGTTTTATTAAGTCTCTACTGATTGAGCTAACAAACACCAGCCCTGCGCTTGCTAAACCCGTTTCAGAAGATACCTTCCAAACAGTAACCGCACCATTGTGGGCTTACTTAGATAAATTCCATAAAGTGGCATGGCGAGGTGGAAAGCAATTTCCTGCTGGTACATCGGAAAGCATTCAACTCTTGGACGACGGACAGCTCGACCTCGCCATAACATTCAATCCAAACTCTGTTTATTCAGCACAATCAAGTGGCCGCCTAGCGGAAACCACTAAGGCTTATGCGCTAGAAAACGGCGCTCTGTCTAACATCCACTTCCTTGCGATTCCTTGGAATGCCAATGCAACCGCGGGTGCTCAAGTGGCCATCAATTTCTTGTTGAGCCCAGAAGCACAGTCTCGCAAAGGTGACCTCAATGTTTGGGGTGATCCTTCAGTATTGAGCAGCAAGTACCTAACTGGTAGCGCTAAGAATACTCAACAATTTAAATCGATTGATGAACCACACCCAAGCTGGCAAAACGCGCTCGAGAAAGAGTGGCTTAAGCGATACGGTAACTAA
- a CDS encoding META domain-containing protein: protein MKFSSKKLLAVAALPMMLAACTTTGDNAMQVTPTDLQHHNWELAQIDGKDIEKSEDQAAPRLEIGEKMTANGMAGCNNFFGQGELKDGQFRIKQMGMTMKMCHGSAMEIEQSVSATLSEWSDVTLTNDTLVLKNDVHTLTYTIRDWVN from the coding sequence ATGAAGTTTAGTTCAAAAAAATTACTAGCAGTAGCCGCTTTACCTATGATGTTAGCAGCATGCACAACAACAGGTGATAACGCGATGCAAGTAACACCAACCGATCTACAGCACCATAATTGGGAACTTGCTCAAATTGATGGCAAAGACATTGAGAAAAGCGAAGATCAAGCAGCTCCTCGTCTAGAGATCGGCGAAAAGATGACGGCAAACGGCATGGCTGGTTGTAACAACTTCTTCGGTCAAGGCGAGTTGAAAGACGGTCAATTCCGTATCAAGCAAATGGGCATGACAATGAAAATGTGTCACGGCTCTGCGATGGAAATCGAACAATCGGTTTCTGCTACTCTAAGCGAGTGGAGCGACGTAACCCTAACAAACGATACGCTAGTACTTAAAAACGATGTACATACGCTAACGTACACAATCCGTGACTGGGTAAACTAA
- a CDS encoding DUF1289 domain-containing protein: MEQLEFFQVPSPCVGVCSSDDKGYCNGCMRKREERFNWMSMNPSEQLHVIKLCRQRYRRKIMKQKNLVGKSVDEEGNTSPQRDLFG, encoded by the coding sequence GTGGAGCAGTTAGAATTTTTCCAAGTTCCAAGCCCTTGCGTAGGGGTTTGCTCAAGCGATGACAAAGGCTATTGCAATGGTTGTATGCGTAAACGAGAAGAGCGCTTTAATTGGATGTCGATGAATCCGTCAGAACAATTGCACGTGATTAAGCTCTGTCGTCAGCGCTATAGAAGAAAAATAATGAAGCAAAAAAACTTGGTTGGTAAGTCGGTCGACGAAGAGGGAAATACAAGTCCCCAAAGAGATCTTTTCGGCTAA
- a CDS encoding thiamine-binding protein, with protein sequence MVAFQVIPRVKEGNNFEVVDKAIDVVKAADVPFQVGAMETTMKGELNQLLDIVKKAEQACYDAGAVEVITNIKIHSKTTEADDTFCTYHRGVTKANHMFV encoded by the coding sequence ATGGTTGCCTTCCAAGTGATCCCTCGCGTTAAAGAAGGCAACAACTTCGAAGTGGTTGATAAAGCCATTGACGTTGTGAAAGCTGCCGATGTGCCTTTCCAAGTCGGTGCAATGGAAACCACGATGAAAGGAGAACTCAATCAGCTGCTCGATATCGTTAAAAAAGCGGAGCAAGCTTGTTACGATGCAGGGGCGGTAGAAGTGATCACAAACATTAAAATTCACAGTAAAACCACCGAAGCCGATGATACATTTTGCACGTACCATCGTGGTGTGACGAAAGCGAATCACATGTTTGTTTAA
- a CDS encoding DEAD/DEAH box helicase: MSFENLTLNAKTVATIPSLFNKPTEIQQAVIPTIIAGKDVLALAQTGSGKTLAFGLPLLNNIKHGVNELQALVIVPTRELASQVAKSLEPVATALDIKFVTLTGGVNTDDEQQQQLLTQPQLAIATPGRLLALIKSGELDVTQCVSLVLDEADRLIDMGFWPDIKAITAALPSKRQSLLFSATLPPELVAQAEELLSDPVKVTAHQENSVVATIEETLYLVNKGSKAQALIALLNQHPWPQVLVFIGAKDNADALTKRLSKAKINVSALHGNKSQEEREQALENFKNGETRVLIATDVMARGIHIDQLPVVINFDLPSHSATYVHRVGRTARAGSTGSAISLVSHSETDYLNAIRTLTNKPLVLQALEGFPVTDKPASEATARKRPPKDKMANRRTAKKKSVKQFKSKPSSSK; this comes from the coding sequence ATGTCATTTGAAAACCTCACCCTTAATGCAAAAACCGTCGCTACTATCCCTTCTCTATTCAATAAACCGACAGAGATACAACAAGCGGTAATTCCTACAATTATTGCGGGGAAAGACGTGCTTGCGTTGGCTCAAACGGGTAGCGGAAAAACGTTGGCATTCGGCTTACCTTTGCTAAACAACATCAAGCATGGTGTAAATGAACTGCAAGCGCTTGTTATCGTTCCAACACGAGAACTGGCATCTCAAGTTGCTAAATCTTTAGAACCAGTCGCGACAGCGCTCGATATCAAATTCGTAACCTTAACCGGTGGCGTTAATACTGATGATGAGCAGCAGCAACAATTACTAACACAACCACAATTGGCAATCGCCACACCGGGTCGTCTACTTGCGTTAATTAAAAGTGGCGAACTGGATGTAACTCAGTGCGTATCATTGGTTCTTGATGAAGCCGATCGACTGATCGACATGGGGTTTTGGCCAGATATTAAAGCGATTACCGCAGCACTGCCTAGCAAACGCCAGTCACTGTTGTTCTCAGCAACACTTCCACCGGAATTAGTGGCTCAGGCTGAAGAGCTTCTTTCAGACCCAGTTAAAGTCACAGCACACCAAGAAAACAGCGTGGTTGCGACGATTGAAGAAACTCTGTACTTAGTGAACAAAGGCAGTAAAGCTCAAGCGCTGATCGCCCTACTTAACCAACACCCGTGGCCACAAGTATTGGTGTTTATTGGCGCAAAAGACAATGCCGATGCGCTAACCAAGCGATTGAGTAAAGCCAAAATCAATGTGAGCGCGTTACACGGAAATAAGAGCCAAGAGGAACGAGAGCAAGCCTTAGAGAACTTCAAAAATGGTGAGACTCGTGTACTTATCGCCACCGACGTGATGGCTAGGGGCATCCATATTGATCAACTACCTGTCGTAATTAACTTTGATTTGCCATCGCATTCGGCGACTTACGTACACCGAGTTGGTCGTACAGCAAGGGCAGGAAGCACTGGTAGCGCTATCTCTCTGGTTAGTCACAGCGAAACTGACTACCTGAATGCGATTCGTACTCTGACCAATAAGCCTCTTGTGCTACAAGCGTTAGAAGGTTTCCCTGTTACAGACAAACCGGCATCTGAAGCGACAGCTCGCAAACGTCCGCCTAAAGACAAAATGGCTAACCGAAGAACCGCAAAAAAGAAGAGCGTTAAGCAATTTAAGAGCAAGCCAAGTTCTTCGAAATAA
- a CDS encoding PilZ domain-containing protein has translation MSEESFTQKREYYRLKYPKKARPVIRIKDELFHVTEISEKGVRLMMSNIIPVYRGFSMAGTLWLHGNNSIDIRGSVLRQEGDEVIVLLSQGPSFKDMVAEQRYIRQRYPVFFANLRVA, from the coding sequence ATGAGTGAAGAGTCATTCACCCAGAAACGTGAGTATTACCGCCTGAAGTACCCCAAAAAGGCGCGTCCGGTGATACGAATCAAGGATGAACTTTTCCATGTCACTGAAATTTCTGAAAAAGGCGTGCGTTTGATGATGAGTAACATCATCCCAGTCTATCGTGGTTTCTCAATGGCTGGCACTTTATGGCTGCATGGTAATAACAGCATTGATATTCGTGGTTCTGTTTTGAGACAAGAAGGCGATGAAGTGATCGTTTTGCTATCTCAAGGTCCAAGTTTCAAAGATATGGTGGCGGAACAACGATACATTAGGCAAAGATACCCGGTTTTCTTCGCGAACCTCAGAGTGGCATAA
- a CDS encoding M14 family metallopeptidase — protein sequence MKIFSNFESGNIHVVSADSLQNIQLTIPADNQTEISQWFHFRLESEAQQAHHFEIGQLATSAYPEGWKDYDVVASYDREEWFRVPSQFDGDTLSFDIIPEHDSMYFAYFAPYSYDRHQDLLHSAQTHPACKLETLGHTLDNNDITLLTIGEPSEEKKNIWVIGRQHPGETMAEWLIEGLLQRLLDETDTVGRSLLDSVVFRVVPNMNPDGSIRGHLRTNGIGVNLNREWQSPSMERSPEVFLVRERMLETGVDLCLDIHGDEAIPYNFVAGSEGTPSYNERIAKLENHFKQALLTITPEFQDEFGYDKDEPGKANMTVGTNWIGEQFKCLAYTVEMPFKDHISHADELYGWSPERSVAFGHDMLAAVWATVDEL from the coding sequence ATGAAAATTTTCAGCAACTTCGAAAGCGGCAACATTCACGTCGTTTCAGCAGATTCACTACAAAACATTCAACTGACTATTCCTGCGGACAACCAAACTGAAATCTCACAATGGTTTCATTTCCGCTTAGAAAGTGAAGCTCAACAAGCTCACCACTTTGAAATCGGCCAATTGGCAACATCTGCCTACCCTGAAGGCTGGAAAGATTACGATGTGGTTGCATCGTATGACCGTGAAGAGTGGTTCCGTGTTCCATCTCAGTTCGATGGCGACACACTAAGTTTCGACATCATTCCTGAGCACGATTCAATGTACTTCGCGTACTTCGCACCGTATTCATACGATCGTCACCAAGATCTTCTGCACAGTGCTCAAACGCATCCAGCTTGTAAGCTTGAAACTCTGGGTCACACGCTAGACAACAACGACATCACTTTGCTAACTATCGGTGAGCCAAGTGAAGAGAAGAAAAACATCTGGGTTATTGGTCGCCAACATCCGGGCGAGACCATGGCGGAATGGTTGATCGAAGGTCTGCTTCAACGCTTGCTTGATGAAACAGATACAGTCGGTCGCTCTCTTCTAGACAGCGTTGTATTCCGCGTTGTACCTAACATGAACCCAGACGGCAGCATCCGTGGTCACCTGCGCACCAACGGTATTGGCGTTAACCTAAACCGTGAATGGCAGTCACCTTCTATGGAACGTAGCCCGGAAGTATTCCTTGTTCGCGAACGCATGCTAGAAACGGGTGTTGACCTGTGTCTAGACATTCACGGCGACGAAGCGATTCCATATAACTTTGTTGCAGGTAGCGAAGGCACACCGTCATACAACGAACGTATTGCAAAACTGGAAAACCACTTCAAGCAAGCGCTTCTGACTATCACGCCAGAGTTCCAAGATGAATTTGGTTACGATAAAGACGAACCGGGCAAAGCAAATATGACAGTCGGCACAAACTGGATCGGCGAACAGTTCAAGTGTTTGGCTTACACTGTTGAGATGCCATTTAAAGATCACATCAGCCACGCTGACGAACTTTACGGTTGGTCTCCAGAACGCAGTGTTGCATTTGGTCACGACATGCTAGCAGCGGTTTGGGCAACAGTAGACGAGCTATAA
- a CDS encoding nitrogenase-stabilizing/protective protein NifW, with translation MNQSEFQQKIASFTSIEQALDYFEIGFDSKFINQNRTELVKRFNGYLILSKPDDWFSGRRALKNAYCKVQRSKLDRYTRSACRGCTTCQRR, from the coding sequence ATGAACCAATCAGAATTCCAACAAAAAATAGCGAGTTTTACTTCGATTGAACAAGCGCTTGATTACTTCGAAATCGGCTTTGATAGCAAGTTCATCAACCAAAATAGAACCGAGCTTGTGAAGCGCTTTAATGGTTATCTGATTCTGTCAAAACCGGATGATTGGTTTTCTGGAAGAAGAGCACTGAAAAATGCGTACTGTAAGGTGCAGCGCAGTAAACTCGATCGCTATACACGTTCCGCCTGTCGCGGGTGTACAACTTGCCAGCGCCGCTAG
- a CDS encoding TIGR02450 family Trp-rich protein, which yields MNRINPKKLLRSKWTAVSPVKKEKHFMITEVEFEEGEVIRCLIEAVMTKREETINWRDLTDKGHWLPGWQ from the coding sequence ATGAATCGAATCAATCCAAAGAAACTACTTCGTAGTAAATGGACGGCCGTTAGCCCAGTAAAGAAAGAAAAGCACTTTATGATCACAGAGGTCGAATTCGAAGAAGGGGAGGTCATTCGTTGCTTGATAGAAGCAGTGATGACCAAGCGAGAGGAAACCATTAACTGGCGAGATCTAACCGACAAGGGTCATTGGCTTCCTGGTTGGCAATAA
- a CDS encoding HAD-IIB family hydrolase: protein MIKMLICDFDGTLDGGSSHGVNQLFDYLTEQPDIRFIIATGRTLPSIRVGLSSDNYPKPHTIISDVGTRIHHEHSQTPDHTWHNQLEAYWNKSKVESALASLDFMGERLESHQGDYKITFEGKLSEPQHELIESRLESHGLDVHLTYSHDWYFDITPRGVNKATAIHHLLKQHQLSIEEVCVAGDSANDTSMLTIAGVNSILVANHYPEVAYLSNRDNVYTSKATHAEGVLEGLKYWQERAAASN, encoded by the coding sequence ATGATAAAAATGCTGATATGTGACTTTGATGGGACGTTAGATGGGGGCTCTTCTCATGGGGTTAATCAGTTATTTGACTACTTAACCGAGCAACCCGATATCCGTTTTATCATTGCAACAGGAAGAACACTGCCTTCAATTCGAGTCGGCCTGTCATCGGATAACTACCCGAAACCACACACGATTATCAGCGACGTAGGTACGAGAATTCATCACGAACACTCCCAAACGCCGGATCACACCTGGCATAATCAATTAGAAGCGTATTGGAACAAGTCAAAGGTTGAGTCTGCACTTGCATCGCTCGATTTCATGGGAGAACGCCTAGAGAGCCATCAAGGGGACTACAAAATCACTTTCGAAGGAAAACTCTCAGAGCCCCAGCATGAGTTGATCGAATCTCGTCTGGAATCACACGGCTTAGATGTACACCTTACTTACTCCCACGATTGGTACTTCGATATCACACCTAGAGGTGTCAATAAGGCCACAGCGATTCATCACCTACTAAAACAGCATCAGTTAAGCATTGAAGAGGTGTGCGTGGCTGGCGACTCAGCGAACGACACCTCGATGCTAACCATAGCAGGCGTAAATTCAATATTGGTCGCTAATCATTACCCTGAGGTCGCTTACCTGTCTAATCGAGATAACGTATACACCAGCAAAGCAACGCATGCAGAAGGTGTGTTAGAAGGGCTCAAATACTGGCAAGAGCGTGCAGCCGCGAGTAATTAA
- the proV gene encoding glycine betaine/L-proline ABC transporter ATP-binding protein ProV codes for MDPILEVKGLYKVFGEDSDRAFTMINEGANKDKVFEETGLTIGVNDVSLSIQEGEIFVIMGLSGSGKSTLVRLLNRLIEPTKGNVLLRGKDIAHISEDELREVRRNNISMVFQNFALMPHMTVIENAAFGLELAGVEVDKRKQSAFEALERVGLGPYSESYPDELSGGMKQRVGLARALACDPDILLMDEAFSALDPLIRTEMQDELIRLQNDDKRTIVFISHDLDEAMRIGDRIAIMQNGEVVQVGTPDEILNNPANDYVEAFFRGVNVASVLTVKDIARKKPAAVFKKSEHDGPASALQILMDNDREYGIVVEKSSRYSGIVSVDSLRKAHKENKSLVSAQLDDGLTLNPDLPINDVLGLVGGVPYSVPVVDEQGNYFGVVTKSRLLQTLDKG; via the coding sequence ATGGATCCCATACTGGAAGTTAAGGGACTGTACAAGGTGTTTGGTGAAGACTCCGACCGTGCTTTTACAATGATTAATGAAGGCGCGAACAAAGACAAAGTTTTTGAAGAAACAGGTTTAACGATTGGCGTTAACGATGTTTCTCTTAGTATTCAAGAAGGCGAGATTTTCGTCATAATGGGACTGTCAGGATCTGGCAAATCAACCCTAGTACGCCTTCTTAATCGCTTGATCGAACCTACCAAAGGTAATGTGCTTCTTCGAGGCAAAGACATTGCCCACATCTCAGAAGATGAACTCCGCGAAGTCCGTCGTAACAACATCTCCATGGTTTTCCAAAACTTCGCATTGATGCCTCACATGACAGTAATTGAAAATGCCGCGTTTGGTCTTGAGCTAGCGGGTGTTGAAGTCGATAAGAGAAAACAGTCAGCATTTGAAGCGTTGGAACGAGTCGGTCTCGGGCCGTATTCAGAATCTTACCCTGATGAATTGTCTGGCGGTATGAAGCAGCGTGTTGGTTTGGCTCGTGCTCTAGCATGTGACCCTGATATTCTGTTAATGGACGAAGCATTTTCTGCACTTGACCCTTTGATTCGTACTGAAATGCAAGATGAACTGATTCGTCTTCAAAATGACGACAAACGAACCATTGTTTTCATCTCGCATGATTTGGATGAAGCGATGCGAATCGGTGACCGTATTGCGATCATGCAAAACGGTGAAGTGGTTCAAGTGGGTACACCAGACGAAATTCTTAACAACCCAGCGAACGATTATGTCGAAGCTTTCTTCCGCGGTGTAAATGTAGCAAGTGTTCTTACTGTGAAAGACATTGCTCGTAAGAAGCCAGCTGCAGTATTTAAAAAATCAGAACATGACGGCCCAGCGTCCGCTCTACAAATCTTGATGGATAACGACCGTGAATACGGCATTGTTGTTGAGAAGAGCAGTCGTTACTCCGGCATTGTCTCTGTTGATTCCCTTCGTAAAGCACATAAAGAGAACAAATCACTCGTCAGTGCGCAGCTCGATGATGGCCTAACGCTGAACCCTGATTTACCAATCAACGATGTGCTTGGCCTTGTTGGCGGTGTGCCTTATTCGGTTCCTGTTGTGGATGAGCAAGGTAATTACTTTGGCGTGGTAACTAAGTCACGACTGTTACAAACATTGGATAAGGGGTAG
- the proW gene encoding glycine betaine/L-proline ABC transporter permease ProW: protein MSSEQTNNDPWSQSTNSGATAQPSSDPWGQAADTSPSADWLSSETVETTPFDPLNPFVEAVLPVDTWVESGLNWLVEHGRPLFQAIRVPIDFILSSFETALVSTPAPFMLIILFLVAWQFSNLKLGLATAVSLTFIGLIGAWSEAMTTLSLVMTSVFFCLLIGLPMGIWLARSNTAAKFVRPILDAMQTTPAFVYLVPIVMLFGIGNVPGVVVTIIFALPPVVRLTILGIQQVPEDLIEAGHSFGASKKQMLYRIQLPLALPTIMAGVNQTLMLSLSMVVIASMIAVGGLGQMVLRGIGRLDMGLAAVGGLGIVILAILLDRITQVLGVNAGNTKLRWYHMGPVSLVLKALNRGKQSELQLRKNTNE from the coding sequence ATGTCGTCTGAACAAACAAATAATGACCCATGGTCGCAGTCTACTAACTCAGGAGCGACAGCTCAGCCATCAAGTGATCCTTGGGGTCAAGCAGCGGATACCTCACCATCAGCAGATTGGTTAAGCAGCGAAACAGTCGAAACGACACCTTTTGATCCACTTAACCCTTTTGTAGAAGCAGTTCTGCCCGTCGACACTTGGGTAGAGTCTGGACTGAATTGGTTAGTTGAGCACGGACGTCCATTGTTTCAAGCTATTCGTGTGCCTATCGATTTCATTCTAAGTTCATTTGAAACGGCGTTGGTGTCGACACCTGCACCATTCATGTTGATCATCTTGTTTTTAGTTGCATGGCAGTTTTCAAACTTGAAGCTTGGTTTGGCTACAGCCGTTTCTTTGACTTTCATTGGCTTAATTGGCGCTTGGTCTGAAGCGATGACCACGCTTTCACTGGTCATGACATCGGTATTCTTCTGCCTATTGATTGGCTTACCCATGGGGATATGGCTCGCCCGCAGTAATACCGCGGCTAAATTCGTACGCCCAATTCTCGATGCCATGCAAACGACGCCAGCCTTCGTTTATTTAGTACCCATCGTAATGTTGTTTGGTATCGGTAACGTTCCGGGTGTCGTGGTAACCATCATATTCGCACTGCCACCAGTAGTACGTTTAACCATCTTGGGTATTCAGCAGGTACCGGAAGATTTGATCGAAGCGGGTCACTCATTCGGTGCAAGCAAAAAGCAGATGTTATATCGAATTCAACTGCCACTGGCATTGCCAACCATTATGGCGGGCGTGAACCAAACACTGATGTTGTCTCTATCTATGGTGGTTATCGCATCAATGATCGCGGTCGGTGGATTGGGTCAAATGGTACTGAGAGGTATTGGCCGACTGGATATGGGACTGGCCGCTGTTGGTGGCTTAGGCATTGTTATTCTTGCAATACTACTTGACCGCATTACCCAAGTTCTCGGGGTGAATGCAGGTAATACAAAATTACGCTGGTATCACATGGGGCCTGTTTCCCTTGTGCTAAAAGCTTTAAATCGCGGTAAACAATCAGAACTACAACTAAGGAAAAACACCAATGAATAA
- the proX gene encoding glycine betaine/L-proline ABC transporter substrate-binding protein ProX, translating to MNNSWKSKLAVSIVSTLAVSTNVWAASLPGEGVSVQPVQSSVAEETFQTLIVNRALEELGYDVKSTQEVDYNVAYTSIAKGDATFLTVGWFPLHADKYKMSGGDDKFYREGQYVSGAAQGYLIDKKTAEKYNITNIGQLTDPKIAKLFDADGDGKADLAGCNPGWGCEMVIEHQLSSFKLDDTVTHNQGNYAAIIADTISRYQKGESVLYYTWTPYWVSGVLVPNEDVVWLEVPFSSLPGDRANVDTTLSNGKNYGFEMNSMRIIANKEFAKNNPSAAKLFEIIKLNINDVSAQNMMMSKGKNSSADIEAHVNGWIKANRNTFDAWITEAKKAAL from the coding sequence ATGAATAATTCATGGAAGAGTAAGCTAGCCGTTAGCATCGTTTCGACACTGGCTGTATCAACGAACGTGTGGGCTGCAAGCTTACCGGGTGAAGGTGTATCAGTTCAGCCTGTTCAATCTTCAGTTGCTGAAGAAACGTTCCAAACACTGATTGTTAACCGTGCTCTAGAAGAGCTTGGCTACGACGTGAAATCAACACAAGAAGTGGACTACAACGTAGCTTACACCTCAATTGCAAAAGGTGATGCGACGTTCCTAACCGTAGGTTGGTTCCCACTTCATGCTGATAAATACAAAATGTCGGGTGGCGATGACAAATTCTACCGTGAAGGCCAATATGTAAGTGGTGCCGCTCAAGGTTACCTAATCGATAAAAAAACGGCTGAAAAATACAACATCACTAACATTGGTCAACTAACTGATCCAAAAATCGCTAAGTTGTTTGATGCTGACGGTGATGGTAAAGCAGATCTTGCGGGCTGTAACCCAGGTTGGGGTTGTGAGATGGTCATCGAACACCAACTTTCTTCATTTAAACTGGACGATACGGTAACTCATAACCAAGGTAACTATGCAGCGATCATCGCAGATACGATTTCACGTTACCAAAAGGGCGAGTCAGTTCTTTACTACACGTGGACACCTTATTGGGTGAGTGGTGTATTGGTTCCTAACGAAGATGTAGTTTGGTTAGAAGTTCCATTCTCTTCACTTCCGGGTGATCGTGCGAATGTTGATACGACTTTATCTAATGGCAAGAACTATGGTTTCGAAATGAACTCGATGCGTATTATTGCGAACAAAGAGTTTGCTAAGAACAACCCATCTGCGGCGAAGCTTTTTGAAATCATCAAACTTAACATCAATGATGTAAGTGCTCAGAACATGATGATGAGTAAAGGTAAGAACAGCTCGGCTGATATTGAAGCGCACGTAAACGGTTGGATCAAAGCGAACCGAAATACGTTTGATGCTTGGATTACAGAAGCGAAGAAAGCGGCACTATAA
- a CDS encoding YybH family protein codes for MLNNQVLEACKKGINAWQKAFNSQDAKGCADQYTEACVMEARPFGTFEGREAIQAFWQNIIDQGFKDVDYTDVTWEEHPEGGYILTASWTMNKAFGVVHREHWALEADGCARLVSDDFEVQGER; via the coding sequence ATGTTAAACAACCAAGTATTAGAAGCATGTAAGAAAGGCATTAACGCGTGGCAAAAAGCATTCAACAGCCAAGATGCGAAAGGTTGTGCTGATCAATACACAGAGGCTTGTGTGATGGAAGCTCGCCCATTTGGCACTTTTGAAGGCCGTGAAGCAATTCAAGCATTTTGGCAAAACATCATCGACCAAGGCTTCAAAGACGTTGATTACACAGACGTTACGTGGGAAGAGCACCCAGAAGGCGGCTACATTCTTACCGCTAGTTGGACAATGAACAAGGCGTTTGGTGTTGTGCATCGTGAGCACTGGGCACTAGAAGCGGATGGTTGTGCTCGTTTAGTCAGCGATGACTTTGAGGTTCAGGGCGAACGCTAA